A region from the Apium graveolens cultivar Ventura unplaced genomic scaffold, ASM990537v1 ctg5391, whole genome shotgun sequence genome encodes:
- the LOC141702636 gene encoding uncharacterized protein LOC141702636 yields MVITHRNVRVLWGNQRWLISSAKRIARPPSPPAQLVHPRARTFNMTIKDAVQDVDVVAGMRAINTVEVKVLIDSGATRSFISKNVIDRLNCVAYPLESSLVIEIANQERVTATRMCPNCDIIIEGWHFYPDLILFKLGKFDVILGMDWLENQDAYIECRRKKAKLRSKDKTRVIFKGKKQDRKFLTEIQTRRLLRHGCEAYLAHVKDVEKEPLKIDDIHVVKEFSNVFPDKLPGLPLDREIEFRIVRYLVQQRGVNVFS; encoded by the exons atGGTCATTACTCATCGGAATGTACGAGTGTTGTGGGGAAACCAAAGATGGCTTATTTCAAGCGCGAAAAG gattgctagACCACCGTCTCCACCAGCACAATTAGTTCATCCAAGGGCACGAACATTCAATATGACAATAAAAGATGCAGTGCAAGATGTtgatgtggtagcaggtatgcgTGCTATAAATACAGTAGAAGTTAAAGTGTTAATcgattctggagctactagatcttttatctctaaaAATGTCATTGATAgattaaattgtgttgcgtaccctttAGAATCTAGTTTAGTTATCGAAATAGCAAATCAGGAAAGAGTTACTGCCACTAGGATGTGTCCTAATTGTGATATTATTATAGAAGGTTGGCACTTTTATCCCGACTTAATACTGTTTAAGTTAGGAAAATTCGACGTCATACTCGGAATGGATTGGTTAGAGAACCAAGATGCGTATATCGAATGTAGAAGAAAGAAAGCAAAATTGAGGTCCAAGGATAAAACTAGGGTGATATTTAAAGGGAAGAAGCAAGACAGGAAATTTCTAACAGAGATTCAGACAAGGAGATTATTACGCCACGGATGCGAAGCCTATTTGGCTCATGTAAAGGATGTTGAGAAAGAACCCCTTAAGATTGACGACATTCATGTGGTTAAAGAATTCTCGAATGTATTTCCCGAtaaattacctggactacctctggatcgagaaatcgaattcagGATTGTTAGATATTTAGTGCAacaaaggggggtgaatgtgttttcttga